Proteins encoded in a region of the Magallana gigas chromosome 8, xbMagGiga1.1, whole genome shotgun sequence genome:
- the LOC136270653 gene encoding A disintegrin and metalloproteinase with thrombospondin motifs 6-like, which translates to MPHGTPCDAKIFGCDDASLGGTKEFDECGVCGGDGSTCDVIQGTFTGIPGEGNRTLMIEILKGAYNIQIWLNYWIMENNFIEMYDKDDVPVIVSHVGSSWVWNTDESKNPVNFANTYWHYKYIEYLYTTGPISEPAIIKLYQKNALENKGIHYAYSLPKTGADCGSRCNIYCFNGAALDESTCTCQCKEHQTVRYCKCETGYTGIDCTEKKTEWLPMSE; encoded by the exons ATGCCGCATGGTACCCCATGCGATGCCAAA ATCTTTGGGTGCGACGATGCTTCCCTTGGAGGGACAAAAGAGTTTGATGAATGTGGTGTTTGTGGTGGGGATGGGTCCACATGTGACGTCATACAGGGAACATTCACGGGTATACCTGGAGAAG GTAATAGAACTCTAATGATTGAGATATTGAAAGGAgcatataatatacaaatttgGTTGAACTATTGGATAATGGAAAATAACTTCATAG AGATGTACGATAAAGATGATGTCCCCGTTATCGTCAGCCATGTTGGAAGCAGCTGGGTGTGGAACACGGATGAGAGTAAAAATCCGGTCAATTTTGCGAACACCTACTGgcattataaatatattgagtACTTGTATACAACGGGGCCGATCTCCGAGCCTGCTATCATCAAG cTTTATCAAAAGAACGCTTTGGAAAACAAAGGCATTCATTACGCTTATTCTTTACCCAAAACTG GGGCTGACTGTGGCAGTCGCTGTAATATTTACTGCTTCAATGGCGCGGCATTGGACGAGTCCACCTGCACGTGCCAGTGTAAGGAACACCAGACGGTACGTTATTGTAAGTGTGAAACAGGATATACCGGGATAGACTGCACAGAAAAAAAGACTGAATGGTTACCAATGTCTGAATAA